From a region of the Lactuca sativa cultivar Salinas chromosome 4, Lsat_Salinas_v11, whole genome shotgun sequence genome:
- the LOC111887615 gene encoding bZIP transcription factor 27 isoform X1: protein MLSDHSGCGGDDVNNLNTNHHNLNRASRRSTTLSSSSSSTTSSNHSPFSAPLSVNQIRSPNATRTMEEVWKDINLSTTNHPADGNKGYRGFILQDFLAKPFSNNDTPTTLSSPGYGSPSPPPPPPPPVSQPSMLLNLNSGPDQLNFLVDGPTRTVCPLDVPFDHVMGSSNSSSGLLGQSIGGMRMLPETDRIGGGERRHKRMIKNRESAARSRARKQAYMNELENEVERLKEENAKLKRQQQQLQVATAAQMTKKGGLQRTSTAPF, encoded by the exons ATGTTATCTGATCATAGTGGTTGTGGTGGTGATGATGTCAACAATCTAAACACAAATCACCATAATCTTAATAGGGCTTCAAGAAGATCCACCACACtgtcatcatcttcttcctccaCCACCTCTTCCAACCACTCACCGTTTTCGGCTCCTTTGTCTGTTAACCAGATCAGGAGTCCAAACGCCACCAGAACAATGGAGGAGGTTTGGAAAGATATCAACCTCTCCACCACCAACCACCCTGCCGACGGTAACAAAGGCTACCGTGGCTTCATCCTCCAAGACTTCCTGGCGAAACCCTTTTCCAATAATGACACACCCACGACTCTTTCTTCACCTGGCTACGGATCCCCgtctccgccaccaccacctccgccaCCGGTGTCTCAACCCTCGATGCTGTTGAACCTGAACTCGGGTCCGGATCAGTTGAATTTTCTAGTGGACGGTCCGACCCGCACTGTTTGTCCTCTGGATGTCCCGTTTGACCATGTTATGGGATCGTCCAACTCGTCTTCAGGGTTGCTGGGGCAAAGCATTGGTGGGATGAGGATGTTGCCGGAGACCGACAGGATTGGTGGTGGCGAACGCCGGCACAAACGCATGATAAAGAACCGGGAGTCGGCCGCTCGTTCACGGGCCAGGAAGCAG GCTTACATGAATGAGTTGGAAAATGAAGTAGAGCGTTTGAAAGAAGAAAATGCCAAGCTGAAAAGACAACAACAACAG TTACAAGTGGCGACAGCTGCTCAAATGACTAAAAAGGGGGGCCTCCAGAGAACATCAACTGCTCCATTTTAA
- the LOC111887615 gene encoding bZIP transcription factor 27 isoform X2, translating into MLSDHSGCGGDDVNNLNTNHHNLNRASRRSTTLSSSSSSTTSSNHSPFSAPLSVNQIRSPNATRTMEEVWKDINLSTTNHPADGNKGYRGFILQDFLAKPFSNNDTPTTLSSPGYGSPSPPPPPPPPVSQPSMLLNLNSGPDQLNFLVDGPTRTVCPLDVPFDHVMGSSNSSSGLLGQSIGGMRMLPETDRIGGGERRHKRMIKNRESAARSRARKQAYMNELENEVERLKEENAKLKRQQQLQVATAAQMTKKGGLQRTSTAPF; encoded by the exons ATGTTATCTGATCATAGTGGTTGTGGTGGTGATGATGTCAACAATCTAAACACAAATCACCATAATCTTAATAGGGCTTCAAGAAGATCCACCACACtgtcatcatcttcttcctccaCCACCTCTTCCAACCACTCACCGTTTTCGGCTCCTTTGTCTGTTAACCAGATCAGGAGTCCAAACGCCACCAGAACAATGGAGGAGGTTTGGAAAGATATCAACCTCTCCACCACCAACCACCCTGCCGACGGTAACAAAGGCTACCGTGGCTTCATCCTCCAAGACTTCCTGGCGAAACCCTTTTCCAATAATGACACACCCACGACTCTTTCTTCACCTGGCTACGGATCCCCgtctccgccaccaccacctccgccaCCGGTGTCTCAACCCTCGATGCTGTTGAACCTGAACTCGGGTCCGGATCAGTTGAATTTTCTAGTGGACGGTCCGACCCGCACTGTTTGTCCTCTGGATGTCCCGTTTGACCATGTTATGGGATCGTCCAACTCGTCTTCAGGGTTGCTGGGGCAAAGCATTGGTGGGATGAGGATGTTGCCGGAGACCGACAGGATTGGTGGTGGCGAACGCCGGCACAAACGCATGATAAAGAACCGGGAGTCGGCCGCTCGTTCACGGGCCAGGAAGCAG GCTTACATGAATGAGTTGGAAAATGAAGTAGAGCGTTTGAAAGAAGAAAATGCCAAGCTGAAAAGACAACA ACAGTTACAAGTGGCGACAGCTGCTCAAATGACTAAAAAGGGGGGCCTCCAGAGAACATCAACTGCTCCATTTTAA